In a genomic window of Sporosarcina trichiuri:
- a CDS encoding lamin tail domain-containing protein — MNSLLAATLAASAAAPALSVQAAEAPAALAADLLISEYVEGSGYNKAIELYNGTGTSIDLAGYSIEMYANGGIKPTSSLALTGTLEHGRTYVIVHNQAPAELQAKGDFITGGVTNFNGDDALVLKKGDGVIDSFGQVGAQEKWGVDVTLVRNADVLKGNAAFDEPFDRSKEWTVYPKDTFDHLGTHDLDGTGETDPAEPEVPADVLSIADARALPAGQEVTVKGVVTAKLKNTISIQDGTGGLAVRPTSLAAEVGDVVTLTGKLTDYRGLLQLDGAKLVEKSASAVPEAKKVTGADIGETTESQLVTVHNVTLSDKAAGPGWANFIATDGAEFTVRDETDSLGLQAGMTYDSITGIVQQFDDIYQVIPRGAGDIVEDASVVQPVTADPGSGTFIDGVNVTLTTGTADAEILYTLDGTDPVKNGATYASPLEITDDVQLKAVAKTADGRTSIVQTFDYFITDALKIHDIQGPGHDSPFAGQTVEGIKGIVTYKYVIQGSTYYHIQTPDNERDGDLRTSEAIVLYSGKDTWNLKEGDLVSVGGQVSEYAIDGYSDRQETDLKTTQINVRNDRGGTVEILERGVKLPEPFVIDESNLPKDAILSEGLKEFDPAKYAGDFWESREAMRVQVGDVKAVGPQQHGDLATVFGSRKTDTKNGGVLLRKDKPNADLIQFRLEPNTTARNFEVATGDKFKGPIVGVVGYSFQNYKIFVGYEEMQDKYVKGSAVPEMTTIVKNPEKLTIASYNLENFSNNRKTTSDDKAGKLARAIANDMHSPDIVGVTEVQDNNGPDAGGPEANESYERLIQAIVEAGGVKYEYANIDPVNNEDGGQPNANIRVGFLYNPERVSLKDGAPHGDAVTPVGYENGSLTVNPGRIDPKNPAFASSRKPLAAEFTFDGEDVIVIANHWNSKGGDTPLFGAVQPPVYNSEIQRKKVAQIVHDFVADVKTKNPDANIVSVGDYNDFQFSDALQIFEGDLMTNLVKKVPEASRYSYVYQGNSQVLDHVLVSNNLADDAEIDMLHVNADYTDMAGRASDHDPVLIQLALKTKDVEKPFEWGNVPISKYYFLLNYKKPSLTVDAKGASVTMDFRSRVKQGITLSGQYALLSGLGFASNQVILKPGENGLTVDTKWTVQGDVVVDGTNPVRIFGAENVLKLRYINGASADNVEFYDRYGRKLAKPGIQWPWFGKVS, encoded by the coding sequence GCAGCGGCGCCGGCACTATCAGTACAGGCAGCTGAAGCACCTGCAGCATTGGCAGCGGATCTGCTCATCTCGGAGTATGTTGAAGGATCGGGTTACAACAAGGCGATTGAACTGTATAACGGGACTGGAACATCCATCGATCTGGCGGGGTATTCCATTGAAATGTATGCAAATGGAGGGATAAAGCCGACGAGCAGTCTCGCATTAACAGGGACTCTTGAACATGGCAGGACGTATGTCATTGTCCATAATCAGGCTCCTGCCGAATTACAGGCGAAGGGTGATTTTATAACAGGGGGCGTCACCAACTTCAATGGCGATGATGCGCTTGTACTCAAGAAAGGCGATGGGGTCATCGATTCATTCGGACAAGTCGGGGCTCAGGAGAAATGGGGTGTTGACGTCACACTCGTCCGCAACGCCGATGTCCTGAAAGGGAATGCAGCATTCGATGAACCATTCGACCGGTCAAAAGAATGGACGGTCTATCCGAAAGACACATTCGATCACCTCGGCACACATGACCTGGATGGTACAGGTGAAACGGATCCCGCCGAACCGGAAGTGCCGGCTGATGTACTAAGCATTGCCGATGCCCGTGCACTCCCTGCCGGACAGGAAGTAACTGTGAAAGGGGTCGTCACAGCAAAACTGAAGAACACGATTTCCATCCAGGATGGGACAGGCGGTCTGGCCGTCCGTCCGACGAGCCTCGCTGCAGAGGTGGGGGACGTAGTGACCCTCACAGGTAAGCTGACCGACTATCGCGGACTGCTGCAGCTTGACGGCGCAAAACTCGTGGAGAAATCTGCGTCCGCCGTACCGGAAGCGAAAAAAGTGACGGGTGCGGACATCGGTGAAACGACGGAATCCCAGCTTGTGACCGTGCATAACGTCACCCTGTCCGATAAGGCGGCAGGCCCTGGGTGGGCGAACTTCATTGCGACGGATGGTGCGGAATTCACCGTCCGGGATGAAACCGATTCACTCGGACTGCAGGCGGGCATGACGTATGATTCGATCACCGGCATCGTCCAGCAGTTCGATGATATCTATCAAGTCATTCCGCGTGGAGCGGGAGATATTGTGGAAGATGCCTCCGTCGTCCAGCCGGTCACTGCGGATCCGGGAAGCGGGACATTCATAGACGGGGTCAACGTGACACTGACAACAGGCACCGCCGATGCGGAGATCCTCTATACGCTGGATGGGACCGATCCGGTGAAGAACGGCGCAACCTATGCATCACCGCTGGAAATCACGGATGATGTCCAGCTGAAGGCGGTCGCCAAGACAGCGGACGGCCGGACATCGATTGTCCAGACGTTCGATTACTTCATCACGGATGCGCTGAAGATCCATGACATCCAGGGACCGGGTCACGACTCGCCGTTCGCGGGACAGACTGTGGAAGGCATCAAAGGGATCGTGACGTACAAATATGTCATCCAGGGATCGACGTACTACCATATCCAGACGCCGGATAATGAGCGGGACGGTGATCTGCGTACGTCCGAAGCGATCGTTCTGTACAGCGGCAAGGATACATGGAACCTGAAGGAAGGCGATCTGGTATCGGTCGGCGGCCAGGTGAGCGAATACGCGATCGATGGCTATTCCGACCGCCAGGAGACCGATCTGAAAACGACGCAGATCAACGTCCGGAACGACCGGGGCGGTACTGTGGAGATTCTGGAACGCGGCGTCAAGCTGCCGGAACCATTCGTGATCGACGAATCGAACCTGCCGAAAGATGCTATCCTGAGCGAAGGGCTGAAGGAATTCGATCCTGCGAAATACGCAGGCGATTTCTGGGAGAGCCGGGAAGCGATGCGCGTCCAGGTCGGTGATGTGAAAGCGGTCGGTCCGCAGCAGCACGGAGATCTTGCGACTGTGTTCGGAAGCCGGAAAACGGACACGAAGAACGGCGGCGTCCTGCTTCGGAAGGACAAGCCGAACGCGGATCTTATCCAGTTCCGACTTGAGCCGAATACGACCGCCCGCAATTTCGAAGTGGCGACGGGCGACAAGTTCAAGGGACCGATCGTCGGCGTGGTCGGGTATTCATTCCAGAACTATAAGATCTTCGTCGGCTATGAGGAGATGCAGGACAAGTACGTGAAAGGATCTGCTGTACCGGAAATGACGACCATCGTGAAAAATCCGGAGAAGCTGACGATTGCGTCGTACAACTTGGAGAACTTCTCGAACAACCGTAAAACGACGTCAGATGATAAGGCCGGGAAACTCGCGCGGGCGATCGCCAACGACATGCACAGTCCGGATATTGTCGGCGTAACGGAAGTGCAGGACAACAACGGACCGGATGCCGGCGGACCGGAAGCGAATGAAAGCTATGAGCGCCTGATCCAGGCGATCGTGGAAGCGGGCGGTGTGAAGTATGAGTATGCCAACATCGATCCGGTCAACAACGAAGACGGCGGGCAGCCGAATGCGAATATCCGCGTCGGGTTCCTGTACAATCCGGAGCGTGTTTCGTTGAAAGACGGAGCGCCGCATGGGGATGCCGTGACACCGGTCGGCTATGAGAACGGCAGTCTGACCGTGAACCCGGGACGGATCGATCCGAAGAACCCGGCGTTCGCAAGCAGCCGGAAACCGCTTGCCGCGGAATTCACATTCGACGGCGAGGATGTTATCGTGATCGCGAACCATTGGAACTCGAAAGGCGGAGACACGCCGCTGTTCGGCGCGGTCCAGCCGCCAGTGTATAACAGTGAGATCCAGCGGAAGAAAGTCGCGCAGATCGTTCACGATTTCGTGGCGGATGTGAAGACGAAGAACCCGGACGCCAATATCGTGTCCGTCGGTGACTACAACGACTTCCAGTTCTCTGATGCGCTTCAGATCTTTGAAGGCGACCTGATGACGAACCTTGTGAAAAAGGTGCCGGAAGCCAGCCGTTATTCGTATGTCTACCAGGGGAATTCGCAAGTTCTCGACCACGTACTTGTTTCGAACAATCTTGCAGATGACGCGGAGATCGATATGCTGCATGTGAATGCGGATTATACAGATATGGCAGGCCGCGCGAGCGACCACGATCCGGTTCTTATCCAGCTTGCGCTGAAAACGAAAGATGTGGAAAAGCCGTTCGAATGGGGGAACGTACCGATATCGAAATATTACTTCCTGCTGAATTACAAGAAACCGAGCCTCACGGTGGATGCGAAAGGGGCGTCGGTCACAATGGACTTCCGCTCCCGCGTCAAGCAGGGAATCACATTGAGCGGACAGTATGCGTTGCTGAGCGGTCTCGGATTCGCGAGCAATCAGGTGATTTTGAAGCCTGGTGAGAACGGGCTGACTGTCGACACGAAGTGGACCGTGCAGGGGGATGTTGTCGTGGATGGCACGAACCCGGTGCGTATCTTCGGAGCGGAGAATGTGCTGAAACTCCGCTATATCAACGGAGCCTCCGCAGACAATGTGGAATTCTACGACCGCTATGGCCGTAAACTGGCGAAACCCGGCATCCAGTGGCCATGGTTCGGAAAAGTCAGCTGA